One Verrucomicrobiota bacterium genomic window carries:
- the tyrA gene encoding bifunctional chorismate mutase/prephenate dehydrogenase produces MKNQLPAAAPTTEQAAQSELEGLRHEIDSIDEQIVHLLSQRFEKVHKVIALKQVHRMPVYHPAREENLISQRREQARRAGLDPDHIEELYRCIIRQSRVRQTVHVTRTGVRPGAKVLIVGGAGKMGSYFRHWFTESGYEVRILEVNDWPKVKELCAGIALAFVSVPIHLAAEICTQLGPHLPPDCILADITSIKQTPLNAMLAAHAGPVVGLHPLFGPTTSSMDKQVVVASPGRNPEACQWLTDQFTTWGNIVLSIQAQEHDEIMAVVQGVRHFATFAFGQFLYRRNIDLPRTLEFSSPIYRLELGMVGRFFAQDPLLYANILLASPERRVVLKEFLDSVAENRALLESCDTERFCAEYHKIAEWFGPFCEQSLRESSYLIDKLVERF; encoded by the coding sequence ATGAAGAACCAGTTACCAGCAGCCGCTCCGACAACGGAACAGGCGGCCCAATCTGAATTGGAAGGGCTGCGGCACGAGATAGATAGTATTGACGAGCAAATTGTCCATTTGCTCTCGCAACGCTTTGAAAAAGTACACAAGGTGATTGCGCTCAAGCAGGTCCACCGAATGCCCGTCTATCATCCGGCGCGCGAAGAAAACCTGATTTCGCAGCGCCGCGAGCAGGCCCGGCGTGCCGGCTTGGACCCGGATCATATTGAGGAGCTGTATCGTTGCATCATTCGTCAATCGCGCGTCCGCCAGACGGTGCATGTCACCCGCACCGGGGTCCGTCCGGGCGCCAAGGTGCTGATCGTGGGCGGCGCGGGCAAGATGGGTTCGTATTTCCGGCATTGGTTCACCGAGTCGGGCTATGAGGTTCGCATTCTGGAAGTCAACGACTGGCCCAAGGTTAAGGAATTGTGCGCTGGCATAGCGCTTGCGTTTGTGAGCGTGCCCATCCATCTCGCGGCTGAAATTTGCACTCAATTGGGACCACATCTGCCGCCCGACTGTATCTTGGCTGACATTACCAGCATTAAGCAGACGCCCCTAAACGCGATGCTGGCCGCACATGCCGGGCCGGTGGTGGGATTGCATCCGTTGTTTGGCCCCACCACTTCCAGCATGGATAAACAGGTGGTGGTTGCCTCACCGGGACGCAACCCTGAAGCGTGCCAATGGCTGACGGATCAATTTACCACCTGGGGCAATATCGTATTGTCCATTCAGGCTCAGGAGCACGATGAAATCATGGCGGTTGTTCAAGGCGTGCGACACTTTGCCACGTTTGCTTTCGGCCAGTTCCTTTACCGGCGTAACATTGACCTGCCGCGCACCCTGGAATTTTCCAGCCCCATCTATCGTCTGGAGCTGGGCATGGTTGGCCGCTTTTTTGCGCAAGACCCGCTGTTATACGCCAACATCCTGCTGGCCTCGCCGGAGCGCCGGGTTGTGCTAAAAGAGTTTCTCGACTCGGTGGCGGAGAATCGCGCCTTGCTGGAGAGTTGCGACACGGAACGCTTTTGCGCCGAATATCACAAGATCGCCGAGTGGTTCGGTCCCTTCTGCGAACAATCCCTGCGTGAAAGTTCGTACCTTATAGACAAGTTGGTGGAGCGGTTTTAG